A single window of Xylocopilactobacillus apicola DNA harbors:
- the ftsH gene encoding ATP-dependent zinc metalloprotease FtsH, translated as MKKRGNGLFGNSLFYVAIVIFAVVAWALLTSGGNGSRSETVKTTDFLNSLDRGDVKSFSMQPSNGVLKVTGEYKHEKTSSGNTQTSFGMLNNRSVKVKYFQTSVLGDASTISEINKIAKDSATKVDTLQESQSGAWLQYLLLFGPIILIFVFFYLMMNQSGQGGGTGRVMSFGRSKAKPSSKKDIKVRFSDVAGEEEEKQELVEVVDFLKEPKKYQELGARIPSGVLLEGPPGTGKTLLAKAVAGEANVPFFSISGSEFVEMFVGVGASRVRDLFEKAKSAAPAIIFIDEIDAVGRQRGAGLGGGHDEREQTLNQLLVEMDGFDGTEGVIVIAATNRSDVLDPALLRPGRFDRKILVGRPDIKGREAILKVHARNKPIDKNVDFKEIAKETPGFVGADLENVLNEAALIAARRNKKVIDAVDLDEAEDRVIAGVAKKNRVISPRQRRIIAFHESGHATVGLVLSNSQTVRKVTIVPRGQAGGYAIMLPKDDDSFILTREELNEQIVGLLGGRTSEEIFFHEESTGASNDFEQATSIAHDMVTKYGMTGELGTVALEKQGQPFIGADYGQAPVYSQETAAKIDKEIKRIINEAHEEARKIISEHKEQVTLIAEALLKYETLDEKEILSLYNDGKLPDGDQHLREEEDQAKSFEDIKKEVNSEGDEAPVSESTENGPGDNPEDNNSLD; from the coding sequence ATGAAGAAAAGAGGCAATGGACTATTTGGGAATAGCCTTTTCTACGTTGCCATTGTTATATTTGCTGTTGTCGCGTGGGCTTTGCTCACAAGTGGAGGTAATGGTTCCCGCTCGGAAACAGTTAAGACGACGGATTTTTTGAATTCGCTTGATCGGGGGGATGTTAAGTCATTCTCAATGCAGCCTTCAAACGGGGTTCTTAAAGTAACAGGTGAGTATAAACACGAAAAAACTTCCTCAGGCAATACGCAAACTAGTTTTGGAATGTTAAATAATCGCTCTGTCAAAGTAAAATATTTTCAAACTAGTGTTTTAGGCGACGCTTCGACAATTTCTGAAATTAATAAAATAGCTAAGGATAGTGCAACTAAGGTTGACACGTTGCAGGAATCTCAGTCGGGGGCTTGGCTACAGTATTTACTTTTATTTGGGCCAATTATTTTAATTTTTGTCTTTTTCTACTTGATGATGAATCAATCAGGTCAAGGTGGGGGAACCGGGCGAGTGATGAGTTTTGGTCGCTCGAAGGCAAAACCATCCAGCAAAAAAGATATCAAGGTTCGTTTTTCTGATGTTGCTGGTGAAGAAGAAGAGAAGCAGGAATTAGTCGAGGTTGTTGACTTCTTAAAAGAGCCGAAAAAGTATCAAGAATTAGGTGCGCGAATTCCTTCAGGAGTTTTGCTTGAAGGACCACCAGGTACGGGTAAAACTTTATTGGCTAAGGCAGTTGCTGGTGAAGCAAATGTACCTTTCTTTTCAATTTCTGGTTCGGAGTTCGTTGAAATGTTTGTCGGAGTTGGTGCAAGTCGGGTTCGTGATCTGTTTGAAAAAGCTAAATCAGCTGCTCCGGCGATCATTTTTATCGATGAAATTGATGCAGTTGGTCGTCAGCGGGGAGCAGGTCTTGGTGGTGGTCACGATGAACGTGAACAAACTTTAAACCAATTACTCGTTGAAATGGACGGTTTTGATGGAACCGAGGGCGTGATTGTGATTGCAGCGACTAACCGTTCTGATGTTTTGGATCCCGCTCTTTTACGACCAGGTCGTTTTGATCGAAAAATTTTAGTTGGACGACCTGATATTAAAGGTCGTGAAGCTATCTTAAAGGTTCATGCTCGAAATAAACCGATTGACAAGAATGTTGATTTTAAAGAGATCGCCAAAGAGACTCCAGGATTTGTCGGAGCAGATTTAGAGAATGTTTTAAACGAAGCCGCTTTAATTGCAGCTAGACGAAATAAGAAAGTAATTGACGCTGTTGATCTTGATGAAGCAGAAGATCGAGTTATTGCAGGTGTTGCTAAGAAGAATCGGGTTATTAGTCCTAGACAGCGCCGGATCATTGCTTTCCATGAGTCTGGTCATGCGACAGTTGGACTTGTTTTAAGCAATTCCCAAACTGTTCGGAAGGTAACGATTGTGCCTCGTGGTCAAGCTGGTGGTTATGCAATTATGCTACCTAAAGATGACGATTCATTTATCTTGACTCGTGAAGAGTTAAATGAACAAATTGTCGGTCTTCTCGGCGGTCGTACTTCTGAAGAAATATTCTTCCACGAAGAATCCACTGGTGCGTCGAATGATTTTGAACAGGCAACTAGCATCGCTCATGACATGGTAACCAAGTATGGAATGACCGGTGAGCTAGGCACGGTAGCGCTAGAAAAACAAGGACAACCTTTTATCGGAGCAGACTATGGTCAAGCGCCAGTCTACTCGCAGGAAACTGCTGCTAAAATTGATAAAGAAATTAAAAGAATTATCAATGAGGCACATGAAGAGGCGAGAAAGATCATTTCTGAACATAAAGAGCAAGTCACGCTTATCGCGGAAGCTTTACTGAAGTATGAAACTCTTGATGAAAAAGAAATCTTGTCCTTATATAATGATGGTAAATTGCCAGATGGAGATCAACATCTAAGAGAAGAAGAAGACCAAGCAAAATCATTTGAGGATATTAAAAAAGAAGTAAATTCCGAAGGTGATGAAGCGCCGGTTTCTGAATCAACAGAAAATGGTCCAGGTGACAATCCAGAAGATAATAATTCATTAGATTAA
- the dusB gene encoding tRNA dihydrouridine synthase DusB, whose translation MTLWKIGNIEIQNQIVVAPMAGITNTSFRLICREFGAGLVVCEMISDRGIIYRNEKTLGMLLIDPNEHPVSVQIFGGTKETLVEAAQFVANNTSADIIDINMGCPVNKIVKTEAGAKWLLDPEKVYEMAQAVVQAVDKPVTVKMRTGWDQDHILAIENALAAQEAGVGAIAMHGRTRAQMYRGHADWDLLGKVAEKVEIPFVGNGDVKTPQEAKTLVDDYGCTAVMIGRAVLGNPWFLKRTDYYLRTGQLLPEPSVHDKIESAITQLERLCELKGEKLGVREFRQFVPYYLKGIKNVVRTKIEINKVDDKDAVADLLRSVEGHEYAREGAMN comes from the coding sequence ATAACATTGTGGAAAATAGGTAATATTGAAATTCAAAATCAAATAGTTGTGGCTCCAATGGCAGGAATTACCAACACAAGTTTTAGGCTAATTTGTCGAGAGTTTGGAGCCGGTCTAGTTGTTTGCGAGATGATTAGTGATCGAGGAATTATTTACCGTAATGAAAAGACTCTTGGAATGCTTTTAATTGATCCAAATGAACATCCTGTTAGTGTCCAAATTTTTGGCGGAACGAAGGAAACTTTAGTTGAAGCTGCTCAATTTGTCGCAAATAATACCTCGGCTGATATTATTGATATCAATATGGGCTGTCCTGTTAATAAAATTGTTAAAACAGAAGCAGGTGCAAAATGGCTTTTAGATCCTGAAAAAGTATATGAAATGGCTCAAGCTGTTGTCCAGGCAGTGGATAAACCGGTGACTGTTAAAATGCGAACTGGTTGGGATCAAGACCATATTTTAGCAATTGAAAATGCGTTAGCGGCCCAAGAAGCAGGGGTAGGAGCAATTGCTATGCATGGTAGAACTAGGGCTCAAATGTATCGAGGCCATGCTGATTGGGACTTACTAGGTAAAGTTGCAGAAAAAGTTGAAATTCCTTTTGTGGGAAATGGTGACGTTAAAACCCCTCAAGAAGCCAAAACTTTAGTTGATGACTACGGATGCACGGCTGTAATGATCGGTCGAGCGGTGTTGGGAAATCCTTGGTTTCTTAAAAGGACTGATTATTATTTGCGCACAGGTCAGTTACTGCCAGAACCAAGCGTTCATGATAAAATTGAATCAGCGATTACTCAATTAGAACGGTTGTGTGAATTGAAAGGCGAAAAACTAGGAGTTCGAGAATTTCGTCAGTTTGTTCCCTATTATTTAAAAGGGATTAAAAACGTCGTTCGTACGAAGATTGAGATTAATAAGGTTGATGATAAAGATGCAGTGGCAGATCTTTTACGTTCAGTAGAAGGTCACGAATATGCAAGAGAAGGAGCGATGAATTAG
- the lysS gene encoding lysine--tRNA ligase gives MAKKDEINDQLQVRREKMHALRDAGIDPFGNRFERSDRAEDIHQKYEGQTKEQLEEVETRITVAGRIVAKRGKGKVGFADLKDQTGRIQIYIRKDEVGPEQYQIFKQADLGDFVGVNGVVMKTDMGELSIRVEKLTFLSKALRPLPDKHSGLTNIEQKYRQRYLDLIANQDSFDRLLKRSKVIKAVREYLDGLDFVEVETSMLHNEAGGAAARPFITHHNALDTDFYLRIALELQLKKLIIGGIDRVYELGRVFRNEGIDTKHNPEFTMLETYAAYWDLSDVMLETENLLRFVANKVNGSSKLTFHGDEIDLGPKFKEITMVDAVKEATGIDFSENITTDEAKKLANEHGIPVQDFWQTGHIINEFFDKYVEDTLIQPTFVLAHPIEVSPLAKKDPKDPRFTQRFELYLGKGELANAFSELNDPIDQRERFVEQAKESASGNDEAQQIDEDFVTAMEYGMPPTGGLGIGVDRLTMIMTDAPSIRDVLMFPTLKPEKK, from the coding sequence GTGGCTAAAAAAGATGAAATAAATGACCAGTTACAAGTACGAAGGGAAAAAATGCACGCGTTACGAGATGCTGGAATTGATCCTTTTGGAAATAGATTTGAAAGAAGTGACCGAGCTGAAGACATCCATCAAAAGTATGAAGGTCAAACAAAGGAACAACTTGAAGAAGTTGAAACACGAATAACGGTTGCAGGACGAATTGTTGCAAAACGTGGCAAAGGTAAAGTTGGATTTGCAGATCTTAAAGATCAGACTGGTCGCATTCAAATTTATATTCGTAAGGACGAAGTAGGTCCTGAACAATACCAAATTTTTAAACAGGCCGATCTAGGAGATTTTGTCGGAGTTAATGGCGTTGTTATGAAAACTGATATGGGGGAACTTTCTATCCGTGTAGAAAAATTGACCTTTTTATCTAAAGCATTAAGACCACTGCCAGACAAACATTCAGGCTTGACTAATATTGAACAAAAATACCGTCAGCGCTATTTGGATTTGATTGCAAACCAAGACAGTTTTGATCGACTTTTAAAACGTTCGAAAGTAATTAAAGCAGTCCGTGAATATTTAGATGGATTAGATTTTGTTGAGGTCGAGACCTCGATGCTCCATAACGAAGCAGGTGGAGCAGCAGCTCGGCCGTTTATAACCCACCACAATGCATTAGATACAGATTTTTATTTACGGATTGCTTTGGAGTTGCAACTAAAGAAACTCATTATCGGCGGAATTGATCGTGTTTACGAGTTAGGTCGAGTATTTCGAAACGAAGGAATTGATACCAAACATAATCCTGAGTTTACAATGCTTGAAACATATGCTGCTTATTGGGATCTCTCCGATGTAATGCTCGAAACTGAAAATTTATTACGTTTTGTAGCAAACAAAGTAAATGGTAGTAGTAAGTTAACCTTCCATGGAGATGAAATTGATTTAGGCCCTAAATTTAAAGAAATTACAATGGTGGACGCTGTTAAAGAAGCGACTGGAATTGATTTTTCTGAGAATATTACGACAGATGAAGCAAAGAAGTTGGCAAATGAACACGGAATCCCCGTTCAAGATTTTTGGCAAACCGGACATATTATTAATGAGTTTTTTGATAAGTATGTTGAAGATACGTTAATTCAACCAACTTTCGTTTTAGCGCATCCAATTGAAGTATCTCCTCTAGCGAAAAAAGATCCTAAAGATCCAAGATTTACTCAACGTTTTGAGTTATATTTGGGTAAAGGAGAGTTAGCTAATGCATTTTCCGAACTAAATGATCCAATTGACCAAAGAGAACGTTTTGTTGAACAAGCAAAAGAATCAGCCAGTGGTAATGATGAAGCTCAACAAATCGATGAAGATTTTGTCACAGCGATGGAATACGGAATGCCACCTACTGGCGGGCTTGGAATAGGGGTCGATCGATTGACGATGATAATGACTGATGCTCCAAGTATTAGAGATGTTTTAATGTTTCCAACTCTTAAACCAGAAAAAAAATAA
- the rimP gene encoding ribosome maturation factor RimP, whose protein sequence is MNELKDKVKEIVNHILLDLESSLQIYEINYYRGRDSMVLQVLLQKNQPIGLDELIEVNQLLSEALDQIDDQFSEPYTLDVASAGLEREIKDKDDLHQALNSDIKVNCYRKFNDKKIYLGKLNSFDDQEILVEQRDGKSIKIPFEYISKINYALIM, encoded by the coding sequence ATGAATGAATTAAAAGATAAAGTAAAAGAAATTGTTAACCATATTTTATTGGATTTAGAAAGCAGTCTTCAAATTTATGAAATTAATTATTATCGTGGACGTGATAGTATGGTTTTGCAAGTTTTACTTCAAAAAAACCAGCCAATTGGACTTGATGAATTAATTGAAGTTAATCAGTTACTTTCTGAAGCTTTAGATCAAATTGACGATCAATTTTCGGAGCCTTATACTCTTGATGTTGCATCTGCGGGCTTAGAAAGAGAAATTAAGGATAAGGATGATTTGCATCAAGCCTTAAACAGTGATATCAAAGTTAATTGCTATCGAAAGTTTAATGACAAAAAAATTTACTTGGGTAAGTTGAATTCTTTCGATGACCAAGAGATTTTGGTTGAGCAAAGAGATGGAAAATCTATTAAAATTCCATTTGAGTATATATCTAAAATAAATTATGCTTTAATAATGTGA
- the rnpM gene encoding RNase P modulator RnpM, with product MKKEALRMDLITRQMFPKKELVRIVRTKDQDIKIDPTGKAPGRGAYIAMDLKNIEVAKKKKIFDQAFGLKIEDSFYQELFEYIEHKIARNELFRSKK from the coding sequence ATGAAAAAAGAAGCTTTAAGGATGGATCTGATTACCAGGCAAATGTTCCCTAAAAAGGAATTAGTAAGAATTGTTCGGACAAAAGATCAAGACATTAAAATTGATCCAACTGGGAAAGCTCCTGGTCGTGGTGCTTATATAGCGATGGATTTAAAGAATATTGAAGTTGCCAAAAAAAAGAAGATTTTTGACCAAGCTTTTGGTTTGAAAATCGAAGATAGTTTTTATCAAGAATTATTTGAGTATATTGAACATAAAATTGCACGTAATGAATTATTCAGGAGTAAAAAATGA
- the infB gene encoding translation initiation factor IF-2 — translation MRIYEIAKELGKPSKELVEKAKSLDIDVKSHMSVISEDDANKLKQSVNNNSFQKMRNSKPADIKGSEPNNDVGKTEGKNKASKAKIKISVRAIRKPNQVPQNNNKNRNKNDSKNGQRKNNNKQANVAFDAKARADSLKRRQNQELYEKTFEQNLNPQQNVVKSVKHRNQPAVVKKQENKEIKKSVPENSVKKTYTEQNKRVETNKTDKSNQPKYKQNSTLSRKEFTKPDLKKENQSGEFWKKKNNTKKKNSSSENAYNKRPDRKGRKQKNKARTNVVVTARKERPLPEILQYTEGMNAQDLGKILHREPTEIVKKLFMLGIMTNQNQSLEDDTIELLATDYGIEAQKVVPEDIGDLDKYFELSDNNQKDLKKRPPVVTIMGHVDHGKTTLLDRLRHTHVTEGEAGGITQHIGAYQVDIEGRLITFLDTPGHEAFTEMRARGADVTDIIILVVAADDGVMPQTIEAINHAKAANVPVIVAVNKIDKPGANPNHVMEQLSEYELIPEDWGGNTIFVNISAKTGQNIDEVLEMVNLQADILELKADPDRLAVGTVIEAKLDKGRGPVATLIVQEGTLHIGDPLVVGNTFGRVRSMTNDRGRRVKLATPSTPVEITGLNSVPDSADKFVVFEDEKTSRQVGEERAKRAELNDRQKAHRVTIDNLFDSMSEGELKEVAVIIKADVQGSVEALRQSLEKIEVKGVRVNVIHSAVGAINESDVSLATAGNAIIIGFNVRPTSQAQQEADSEDVDIRLHSVIYKAIEEIESAMKGMLEPVYQEKVTGTLTVREIFKVSKLGTIGGSLVDRGFIQRDSGVRLIRNGVVIYEGKLASLKHYKDDVKEVKAGEECGIMIENYNDIKVDDQIEAFIMEEIPTV, via the coding sequence ATAAGGATTTATGAAATAGCGAAGGAACTGGGCAAGCCATCGAAGGAATTAGTAGAAAAAGCGAAGTCTTTAGATATCGATGTGAAGAGTCATATGTCAGTAATTAGTGAAGACGATGCGAATAAACTTAAACAAAGTGTTAACAATAATTCCTTTCAAAAAATGAGAAATTCAAAACCCGCTGATATTAAGGGGAGTGAACCCAATAATGATGTAGGTAAAACAGAGGGTAAAAATAAAGCCAGTAAAGCGAAGATTAAAATTAGTGTTCGAGCAATCCGTAAACCTAATCAAGTGCCCCAAAACAATAATAAGAATCGAAATAAAAACGATTCAAAAAATGGACAAAGAAAAAACAATAATAAACAAGCAAATGTTGCTTTTGATGCTAAGGCTCGCGCTGATTCACTTAAAAGAAGGCAGAATCAAGAACTTTACGAGAAGACTTTTGAGCAAAATTTAAATCCTCAACAAAATGTAGTAAAGTCGGTTAAACATCGAAATCAACCAGCAGTAGTGAAAAAACAAGAAAACAAAGAGATAAAAAAATCCGTGCCAGAAAATTCTGTGAAAAAAACTTATACTGAACAAAACAAACGAGTTGAAACAAATAAAACAGATAAGAGTAACCAACCGAAATACAAACAGAATTCAACGCTTTCTCGCAAAGAGTTTACTAAACCTGATCTGAAAAAAGAGAACCAGTCGGGGGAGTTTTGGAAGAAGAAAAATAATACTAAAAAGAAAAATTCTTCTAGTGAAAATGCTTATAATAAGCGTCCTGATCGTAAAGGTAGAAAGCAGAAAAATAAAGCAAGAACAAATGTTGTTGTTACAGCAAGGAAAGAAAGGCCGTTGCCAGAAATTTTACAGTATACAGAAGGAATGAATGCTCAAGATCTTGGAAAAATTCTTCACCGAGAACCGACTGAAATCGTCAAAAAATTATTTATGTTAGGTATTATGACTAACCAAAATCAATCACTTGAAGATGATACAATTGAGCTTTTAGCAACTGATTATGGAATTGAGGCACAAAAAGTAGTCCCTGAAGATATTGGGGATTTAGATAAATACTTTGAATTAAGTGATAACAATCAGAAGGATTTGAAGAAAAGGCCTCCCGTTGTTACCATTATGGGACATGTTGATCATGGAAAAACGACGCTATTAGATCGTTTAAGACACACTCATGTCACTGAAGGTGAAGCAGGAGGGATTACGCAACATATCGGAGCTTATCAAGTTGATATTGAGGGACGTTTGATCACTTTTCTTGATACCCCAGGGCATGAAGCATTTACTGAAATGAGAGCTCGAGGAGCAGATGTTACCGATATAATTATTCTTGTTGTTGCAGCCGACGATGGAGTCATGCCGCAAACGATAGAGGCAATTAATCATGCGAAAGCCGCAAATGTGCCTGTTATTGTTGCGGTTAATAAAATTGATAAACCAGGAGCTAATCCTAATCACGTAATGGAACAACTTAGCGAGTATGAGCTTATTCCTGAAGATTGGGGTGGGAATACAATTTTTGTTAATATTTCCGCAAAAACTGGTCAAAATATTGATGAAGTTTTAGAGATGGTTAATTTACAAGCTGATATTTTGGAATTGAAGGCTGACCCAGATCGTTTAGCTGTGGGAACAGTTATTGAAGCTAAATTGGATAAGGGAAGAGGTCCGGTGGCAACTCTGATCGTTCAAGAAGGAACCTTGCATATTGGTGATCCTTTAGTTGTTGGAAATACGTTTGGTCGTGTAAGAAGTATGACTAACGATCGCGGTCGGCGAGTAAAATTGGCTACCCCTTCCACTCCCGTTGAGATTACAGGATTAAATTCGGTGCCCGATTCTGCTGATAAATTTGTTGTATTTGAAGACGAAAAAACAAGTCGGCAAGTGGGAGAAGAAAGGGCAAAACGGGCTGAGTTAAATGATCGTCAAAAAGCCCATCGCGTTACTATCGACAATCTTTTTGACTCAATGAGTGAAGGCGAGTTGAAAGAAGTTGCAGTGATTATAAAAGCTGATGTTCAAGGGTCAGTTGAAGCATTGAGGCAGAGTCTTGAAAAAATTGAAGTTAAAGGAGTCAGAGTTAATGTGATTCATTCAGCTGTTGGGGCTATTAATGAAAGTGATGTTAGTCTAGCAACGGCGGGTAATGCAATTATTATTGGATTTAATGTCCGGCCGACTTCTCAAGCTCAGCAAGAGGCTGATTCTGAAGATGTTGATATTCGTCTTCATAGTGTCATTTATAAAGCTATTGAAGAAATTGAATCAGCTATGAAGGGGATGCTTGAACCCGTTTATCAAGAGAAGGTTACCGGAACTTTAACAGTTCGAGAAATTTTTAAAGTATCGAAACTCGGTACAATTGGGGGTTCACTTGTTGACCGTGGATTTATTCAAAGAGATAGCGGAGTTCGGTTAATCAGAAACGGCGTAGTAATCTATGAAGGTAAACTAGCATCTTTGAAGCATTATAAGGATGATGTTAAAGAAGTTAAAGCTGGTGAAGAGTGCGGAATTATGATCGAAAATTACAATGATATCAAGGTTGATGATCAGATTGAAGCCTTTATTATGGAAGAGATTCCGACAGTTTAA
- the rbfA gene encoding 30S ribosome-binding factor RbfA has product MRYRVDRLENEIQKQIGEIIIQDLNDPRLNGVTVTGVDLSHDLKNARVYYSFLGHLASTANKTQKGLVQAKKRIRYLLGKKLSIRQIPEIEFVHDGSFDYADKINQIINRIEGESEDNL; this is encoded by the coding sequence ATGCGCTATCGAGTAGATCGTTTAGAAAACGAAATACAGAAACAAATCGGCGAAATTATTATTCAAGATTTGAACGACCCGCGGCTTAATGGAGTTACAGTCACCGGGGTAGATCTTTCGCATGATTTGAAAAATGCTAGAGTTTATTATAGCTTTTTGGGACATTTAGCGAGTACGGCGAATAAAACTCAAAAAGGGTTGGTTCAGGCAAAAAAGAGAATTAGATATTTGCTGGGAAAAAAATTATCTATTCGACAAATCCCGGAAATTGAGTTTGTGCACGATGGTTCTTTTGATTATGCTGATAAAATTAATCAGATAATTAATCGAATTGAAGGCGAAAGTGAAGATAATTTATGA
- the truB gene encoding tRNA pseudouridine(55) synthase TruB yields the protein MINGVIPVYKEAGNSSFFYVNQVKKIFNQKKVGHTGTLDPMVTGVLPICLGAATKLVPFLMEKKKSYACTILLGLATETEDLEGNIVAKKAVDEAISQGELDRVLSSFKGKNYQVPPFFSAVRYHGKHLYEYARENIFIQKPPRELEITQINRTSDIKFNDDRTCEFSFEVVCSKGTYIRTLCTQIGSELGYPAVMKKLVRISSGGFKLDEAVPINQIKEKVYSIEDVLKEFPTVQLSEKQFKLVSNGVRLSLKLDDEFVALKFHERIVAIYKKQNGEFCASTMFLDNINGNN from the coding sequence ATGATTAATGGGGTAATTCCGGTTTATAAAGAAGCAGGAAATTCAAGTTTTTTCTATGTTAATCAGGTAAAAAAAATCTTTAATCAAAAAAAGGTTGGTCACACAGGAACCCTTGATCCAATGGTTACAGGTGTTTTACCAATTTGTTTGGGAGCAGCGACTAAATTAGTCCCTTTTTTGATGGAAAAAAAGAAATCTTACGCTTGTACTATTTTACTGGGTCTTGCTACTGAGACAGAGGATCTAGAAGGGAACATCGTTGCTAAAAAGGCAGTTGATGAAGCTATTTCCCAAGGAGAACTTGATCGAGTTTTGTCATCATTTAAAGGGAAGAACTATCAAGTTCCTCCCTTTTTCTCTGCAGTGCGTTACCATGGGAAACATTTATATGAGTACGCGCGAGAAAATATTTTTATCCAAAAACCTCCTCGTGAGCTAGAAATTACACAAATTAATCGTACATCTGACATTAAATTTAATGATGATCGGACTTGTGAATTTAGTTTTGAAGTAGTTTGTTCTAAGGGAACTTATATTCGAACCCTTTGTACTCAAATCGGATCAGAGCTCGGATATCCGGCTGTAATGAAAAAACTGGTTCGAATTTCTAGTGGAGGATTTAAATTGGATGAGGCAGTGCCTATTAACCAAATTAAAGAAAAAGTTTATTCAATAGAAGATGTTTTAAAAGAATTTCCAACAGTACAATTAAGTGAAAAGCAATTTAAATTGGTGTCTAACGGAGTCAGGTTATCATTGAAGCTAGACGACGAATTTGTCGCCCTAAAGTTTCATGAAAGAATAGTTGCTATTTATAAAAAACAAAACGGTGAGTTTTGCGCCTCAACAATGTTTTTGGACAATATCAATGGAAATAATTAA
- a CDS encoding bifunctional riboflavin kinase/FAD synthetase, translated as MEIIKIKDQDQIKSLSLDPNVMTSGFFDGVHLGHQKLIKRSRELADNLGLPLVVLTFWPYPKQFYVKVDQPYPILTSQEDKYAIFSDLGVDLVLEVVFNSQIQKMSPQVFVDKYLKSAAVKVFIAGADFSYGKHDVANMDLLPQYAQNDFGVKKVSFIEYEGEKVSSSRIRNEIKKNNFEMVKHLLGRPYTVKGKIVTGAQVGRTIGFPTANLDNSANYLIPSDGVYFTRVEIDRNYYWGITSVGDKPTFDGNKRFIETYILDFNQDIYGKKMSLEWLEFERPQIKFESEEQLIRAIEQDEMKMRRYVQTR; from the coding sequence ATGGAAATAATTAAAATCAAAGATCAAGATCAAATAAAATCATTGAGTTTAGATCCGAATGTAATGACTTCTGGTTTTTTTGACGGAGTTCATTTAGGTCATCAAAAATTAATTAAACGGTCACGCGAGTTGGCTGACAATTTAGGTTTGCCTTTAGTTGTTCTAACTTTTTGGCCGTATCCAAAACAGTTTTATGTAAAAGTTGATCAACCATATCCAATTTTAACTTCACAGGAAGATAAGTATGCTATTTTCTCAGATTTGGGAGTGGATTTGGTTTTAGAAGTTGTTTTTAATTCCCAGATTCAAAAGATGTCACCGCAAGTTTTTGTGGATAAATATCTTAAGTCAGCAGCAGTTAAAGTTTTTATTGCAGGAGCGGATTTTTCTTACGGAAAACATGATGTGGCAAACATGGATCTTTTGCCACAATATGCTCAAAATGACTTCGGCGTTAAAAAAGTTTCTTTCATAGAATATGAAGGAGAGAAAGTTTCTTCTTCTCGGATCAGAAATGAAATTAAAAAAAATAATTTTGAAATGGTGAAACATCTTTTGGGACGCCCTTATACTGTTAAGGGTAAGATTGTAACAGGAGCTCAAGTCGGACGGACAATTGGTTTTCCAACTGCAAATCTTGACAATTCAGCCAATTACTTGATTCCAAGCGACGGAGTTTACTTTACAAGAGTTGAAATTGACAGAAATTATTATTGGGGAATTACTTCCGTGGGTGATAAGCCAACTTTCGATGGAAATAAACGATTTATTGAGACTTATATTTTGGACTTTAACCAGGATATTTATGGCAAAAAAATGTCTCTAGAATGGCTTGAGTTTGAACGACCGCAAATAAAGTTTGAATCTGAAGAGCAATTAATCAGGGCAATTGAGCAAGATGAAATGAAGATGAGGAGATACGTTCAAACAAGATGA